Genomic segment of Rhinoderma darwinii isolate aRhiDar2 chromosome 12, aRhiDar2.hap1, whole genome shotgun sequence:
ttgtcctgcagcgaggcagggactcctagcgtcgtacataaccatgatgctaggagcccggctccctgcagtgtgttcggtccgggacttgcggctgaaatacgttccgtccattacagaccgaacatgctcgtgtgaatccagcctcacaccTGTCAAAGAAAAAGCACCACTCTCGTCCACAGGCAGTGTCTGGCAGCATCcacgtgaatgggactgagctggagTACTCGACACTGTCCATAGATATAGAGTGGCACTACTtgtgggaaaaaacaaaaaccaccaACCTCCTAGTGCCCCTTTAAACGTATGTCCTATAGACTTTACCAGATAAACTACAGCCAGCTGTGCTAAAGTACATTTTGAGCAGTTTAAGGGCTTCCTCACATCGGAGTTGCTCCCGTGTGGGACCCGGTTCACAGATCCTTTAGACTGGAGTctagagggatctgtgaaaatggacaATAGGACAGGTTCACACCACCATTTTAACAGACCGCGTGAACCGCCCCATTAAAGGCTGAATGTATTTCAAAGAGCTGGCTGTCACACAGACGATGTTtatgttcatctgaataagccctaaggcgcaGTTCTCACCGTATCTGCTGGACCAGTTATCTGCTGCAAGTTACATGCCAGACACTACAAGTCCCATGAAATTCTCATGAGTCAGCACATTTCTGTTAAACAGTTGTGAACCAAGATCACttccatgcaaaaaaaaaaaaaaaaaataaaaagtgaactgagacccccaccaattgctagaacgaagcgttcttgtgagcgctcagccgcttagtgtcTGTTCGATACAACGGCTTTCCGGAAATAAACATATCggagtatggactcaatagaaagtctatgagtccgtacgccgatacatcggctttgcggagaaatccgaacagacacgaagcggctgagcgcttcgttctagcgattggtggggggggtctcagtgctcggaccctcaccaatccaaacttttgacatgtcagaagtttgtcaaacgctcAGCTACACTTTAATTGGAGAGGTGGTCACGCCTGCGAGtgtctgctttttttccccatagaacAGAATGAACAAAGTTTCCATAGAACAGAAAAGAGCCGCTCTAGAGCGTGACCACCTCGCCACCTGGAAATTGTGACCAGCAGCCACCTCTCAGAGACAtctcaaaagtttggattggtgggggtccaagcactgagacacccaccaatcgctagaacgaagcagctgaagagcttgtgtgagcgctcagccgcttcgtgtctgttcggctatttccggaaacaaATtatcagtgtacgggctcaatagaaagtctagtgctcggacccccaccaatccaaacttatgacatcagaagtttgtcagacgtttagctacactttaaggcctcattcacacaaactTATTGAAACATAGTAGACACAGATGAGAACCAATTTGTCCATGTTCGCATCTATTGTGGGTTTTTCTTTCAGTCCTATTGTCCAGCAACAGATACAGAGCAAACAGCTTTTGCTGGATTGCATAGTGTGATTATTTTCCTGATTGTCCAGCAGATTGTGAGCCAAAACCCCAGGATGCAAAATTTGCGAAATCATAACTGATTTAGGAGGCCCCCACAAAAGCACCAGATTTCTAACTGTTCGTTACTCACCATTCTCGATATCTTTACATGCAGAGCCTGAAAACTTCCACAGATGAGGATTTGCTACAATTGTAGTTAATCTAGGCAGGACTCAGAGCTTCACAGCCTGGACCCCAGACTGATGGAGTGCTATAACATAGGATGTATTCAGCTTAGAGGATTGCCTCTACTTGACAACTGTAGCAAATCTACATCTGTGAGAAGTAACAGGTCTGTACAGCTTTTcaccctctgaatgtaaacaataatTTTTCTACTCGCCAGCAAGCAGATCTTGAAGACGGCAAGGAATCGAAACAAAGCGATTTAAAAAGTGGCGCAACGCCATAAAACCCTCCTGTAATAAGGTAAATGGTGAATTATCCGGAGTCGCACGACATGCAGTGAAGTGTAACCAGCCACGTGCATTCACAACCCAGAACGTGACCTGGTCTTATACTTGGAGATTATGTGACATTGACACGACATGTGACTCAGGGACTCCAGTGCTCCTTACATGTCCGCGAGGATCTGTGCAGCTTTCCATCTTGTCCAATAGTCGTCTGCCCAGTCAGTAAGTCATGCACCGGGCTCTCCCCTTCTGGATTACGGTTCTTACTTTGGCTTCCCATAACGGCTTTCGCACCACTGAACAGGAGTTTCTTGGTCCTTTCTGTAACAAAGATcacaacagttagggtatgtgcacacacactaattacgtccgtaaatgacggacgtatttcggccgcaagtcccggaccgaacacagtgcagggagccgggctcctagcatcatagttatatacgatgctaggagtccctgcctctctgcaggacaactgtcccgtactgtaatcatgttttcagtacgggacagtagttccacggagaggcagggactcctagcgtcgtacataactatgatgctaggagcccggctccctgcactgtgttcggtccactacttgcggccgaaatacgtccgtcaattacggacgtaattagtgtgtgtgcacatacccttaacagcACGACCTGCACATGGCTGGACCACAACCAATATATGGCAGCCATGACAGCACCTCAAGTGCTACTATACCGACATATAGATTACACAGGAGCTCAGGGGACGGATCACTATAAGGCCACAATCACACGACAGCGAAaacaaaatgtccattaaaaactgatcaacggtCAGtagttcatggccattttgcatcagtgggtCTCGAAAttgtcatccatttccagtccatctcgcacagtcgtgtgaataaggccttactaggCAGATCTGAGGTTCAAGAGACAGAAAAAGTTAGTAAAACCCTTGTGGGAGACAAAGCGGTTGTCACTCAGCTATGCTAGAAACCAATAGTTGCCCTGTTCCAGATCTAGGACTTAAGGCCTCCCCACCATCAACCTACAAGCCCCAGCACTCCCCTCCCCAACTACAAGCCCCAGCATAGCCCACACCCCGGCTGCCAGTGAGCTACAAGCCCCAGCATACCCCGGCTGCCAGTGAGCTACAAGCCCCAGCATACCCCGGCTGCCAGTGAGCTACAAGCCCCAGCATACCCCGGCTGCCAGTGAGCTACAAGCCCCAGCATACCCCGGCTGCCAGTGAACTACAAGCCCCAGCATACCCCGGCTGCCAGTGAACTACAAGCCCCAGCATACCCCGGCTGCCAGTGAACTACAAGCCCCAGCATACCCCGGCTGCCAGTGAACTACAAGCCCCAGCATACCCCGGCTGCCAGGGAACTACAAGCCCCAGCATACCCCGGCTGCCAGGGAACTACAAGCCCCAGCATACCCCGGCTGCCAGGGAACTACAAGCCCCAGCATACCCCGGCTGCCAGGGAACTACAAGCCCCAGCATACCCCGGCTGCCAGTGAACTACAAGCCCCAGCATACCCCGGCTGCCAGTGAACTACAAGCCCCAGCATACCCCGGCTGCCAGTAAACTACAAGCCCCAGCATACCCCGGCTGCCAGTAAACTACAAGCCCCAGCATACCCCGGCTGCCAGTAAACTACAAGCCCCAGCATACCCCGGCTGCCAGTAAACTACAAGCCCCAGCATACCCCGGCTGCCAGTAAACTACAAGCCCCAGCATACCCCGGCTGCCAGTAAACTACAAGCCCCAGCATACCCCGGCTGCCAGTAAACTACAAGCCCCAGCATACCCCGGCTGCCAGTAAACTACAAGCCCCAGCATACCCCGGCTGCCAGTAAACTACAAGCCCCAGCATACCCCGGCTGCCAGTAAACTACAAGCCCCAGCATACCCCGGCTGCCAGTAAACTACAAGCCCCAGCATACCCCGGCTGCCAGTAAACTACAAGCCCCAGCATACCCCGGCTGCCAGTAAACTACAAGCCCCAGCATACCCCGGCTGCCAGTAAACTACAAGCCCCAGCATACCCCGGCTGCCAGTGAACTACAAGCCCCAGCATACCCCGGCTGCCAGTGAACTACAAGCCCCAGCATACCCCAGCTGCCAGTGAACTACAAGCCCCAGCATACCCCAGCTGCCAGTGAACTACAAGCCCCAGCATACCCCGGCTGCCAGTAAACTACAAGCCCCAGAATAGCCCACACCCCGGCTGCCAGTGAACTACAAGCCCCAGCATAGCCCGGCTGCCAGTGAACTACAAGCCCCAGCATAGCCCACACCCCGGCTGCCAGTAAACTACAAGCCCCAGCATACCCCGGCTGCCAGTTAACTACAAGCCCCAGCAAACCCCGGCTGCCAGTGAACTACAAGCCCCAGCATATCCCACAGCCCGGCTGCCAGTGAACTACAAGCCCCAGCATAGCCCACACCCCGGCTGCCAGTGAACTACAAGACCCAGCATAGCCCACACCCCGGCTGCCAGTAGACTACAAGACCCAGCATAGCCCACACCCCGGCTGCCAGTGAACTACAAGCCCCAGCATACCCCGGCTGCCAGTGAGCTACAAGCCCCAGCATATCCCACACCCCGGCTGCCAGTGAACTACAAGCCCCAGCATACCCCAGCTGCCAGTGAACTACAAGCCCCAGCATACCCCGGCTGCCAGTAAACTACAAGCCCCAGAATAGCCCACACCCCGGCTGCCAGTGAACTACAAGCCCCAGCATAGCCCGGCTGCCAGTGAACTACAAGCCCCAGCATAGCCCACACCCCGGCTGCCAGTAAACTACAAGCCCCAGCATAGCCCGGCTGCCAGTGAACTACAAGCCCCAGCATAGTCCACACCCCGGCTGCCAGTGAACAACAAGCCCCAGCATAACCAGCCCCCCAGAAACCAGTGAACTACAAGGCCCAGCCCAACTTCGAGGGACACTGCACTCCCACACTTGTAGAGCTGCACGGACTTATACAATGAGACTGAATAGGCCACACGGCTCTCACCAAAGATCTCCCGCTTCAGGCTTTCTCCACACACGCCCTGGATTAGTTCCTTTTGGCCGACGTGGGTCTTGAGCTGCGGCGGGGCCAGACTATCGAAGGGGTAAGAGCGTTTCGGCATATTCCTATACAAGCACCGCGGACCTCTGCAGAACAGGAAGCGCGCCAAAGCCTGACAACCAAACACGCATGCGCAGCCTCACTTTTCAATGTCACTCACGCGCTTACCCGACCGTTCTACCAATTAGGAAAGACCGTCATTGCCGGAATCTGGCACTTGATTGGCTGCTGAGATGATAGGAGGTGCGCTTTACATACGCGTGAGAAGTGTTTATGTTTAACAGTTCTGGCGGCTGTCGCTGGGTGGTGCTGCTGGCTGCTTGGCAGCGGTTCAAACGAAGGCGCTGGTATGCGCTGCCATGGCAAACCTGGCCGGTAATAAACTATTAAAGGGCCCTGGGCATCTAGACTGTTTGCAGCGGTCTGTACGGTACATTGTATGTCTGTTCTGCTTTAAACCGCTGCCCTGTTATTGGAAGCACAGGAGAGAATTCAGAACTCACTTTTGGAACGGATCGTTCTGCTGCTCATCTTAAAGGCGCAGTGTACTTATAGCAATAAACAAGAATAAAGTCAAATTTACAATAATTATGTTTGGACATGCACCTGATTCTTATACAGCGACATTGTTGCATAAAGTTATACTTGCCATTCAGTACCTTGGAAAGTTGGAAGAGAATCGCTACGGGTGCAGTAATTCCAGCCATATTATGTTACCACCCAGCTTTTCCAAAAAACATAAACGTCTAAATAGAATTTCTAataaattgaaataaataaattctaataATTTATTGCAATTTTACCAGTGTTTTTGGTGGCGGTTTTTTCTCTTGATTACTTTTGTAACATGTATATTTTTGAGCGTTTTTCAAATCCTAAAGGAAAGCCTGTGGACAAAAGCCAGAAACAAACGCCATACCTAATGCGTTCTGCGTGTTGAAAGAAGCGCCACTGACCCTAAAAACGAACCGAGATTCACACCAGCGTTCcagtttttcttgcgttgcagttccgtttgGCATCCGTGTACGGCGCGCGTCTGTGGTTTTTACACGCGTATGTaatccgtatgtcatgcgttttttacgtctacaaaaaaaaaggttttgtttttttccggatcatttctttagcaactggtgcgtgaatcacggacaacaCGTGGATGATGTCCGTGTGCCGCCCGTAGTTTTCATGcaacaattgacttcaatgggctgcgtggtgcgcaaaaaacgcacaaaaattggACCTGCATtaagtttcatgcagcggacacacgctacgtgGAAAACAATGCATGTCTGCGTAGCCcctttgaattacataggtccgtgtgacggccattatttTTTACATCTGTAACACGGACttaaaatacgctcgtgtgaatcaggcctaatagcGTGGTACACCCCTCTTTCATAAACAGAGTCCCTAATAGGTTCTGTTGGGACCCTCACCACCTGCACAAAGATGCTCCTGACGAGGCGCTGTGCAGGCATCTTAGGCCGGGACTGCACAGCGACTatggccacgacacaggtcctACGACCACAGATTGCTGTATCGCTGCCTGCATCGcgggtaatgaaagtgaatggggtcACGTTGCAACCTACAAGTTGCCGCAACCGCAACACCGCAGTTGCAAGGACTTCAAACCCGCTGGACTTCTTGTGATGGTGATGTCAGGGTTGCGGCAACTTGCAGTttgcaaagtgaccccattcacttttattaaatGCAATGCAGGCAGCGCGATACAGCAATTTTTAACCACGCCACGTGTGTCCTGGCTGAAATCGCCAAGTAGCCCCAGCCTAAGACGCCTGCACAGCTACATTCCCCACCCAGCACTGGTGTTGAGGTCCAAGATCCTAGCACCAACATTTTGGCCACTGCTGCCTATTGTATGGACACCACTAAATATGACCTTGAGGTCTAAGGGCTCATCCTTATGGCAAAGCCATGTGAACAGAGAATGCAGTGTACAGAGGTCATAGGGCTCCCTAGTATGGAGCTGCATGACCTCCGCGTGCTGCCGTACAGGCTCCGTTGCGTGCCATACGTGTGGAGATATTACGCTCTCTTTACCTATTGAATTTGATGGAGCACGCCACCATTTTTTTCTGTTGGGTTTGTATAGAAAAGTTCCATGAAGGATGCACAGagctgtaagggcatgttcacacgtggcagaattgctgttgatttcctctgcggacagtccgcagtggaattctccagcggccgttttttatatttgtttcaatacatttttaggcaagttagttcagacattgcggaaaactccgctgcggaccattggatgcggtgcagaattttccctccgctgcggaccatgcactgtctgttggtgagaagaagcggaatttcactgcgtatttcagcctttgcaatgcaaaaactgaaatctgtggcaagtccgctgtgttttctgcaacgtctgaattacctgtaagcaaatgttggtgcagattcgtttcgtaattgccccaaatctgcaccaacatttgcagcggaaaaactctgccacgtgtgaacatgccctaatacagCCGTGTGCAAAGGCCCTAATATTGTAGCACCAAATTTTGTGGGCACTGTTGTATATTGTAtgggcactgctgtatattgtgtgggcgctgctgtatattgtgtgggcactgctgtat
This window contains:
- the SIVA1 gene encoding apoptosis regulatory protein Siva isoform X3 gives rise to the protein MPKRSYPFDSLAPPQLKTHVGQKELIQGVCGESLKREIFERTKKLLFSGAKAVMGSQSKNRNPEGESPVHDLLTGQTTIGQDGKLHRSSRTYPSFIFGVQMSLFFKQRSLWRDPERAPPVYDQWARKKRASSVSATSAETAASRAAAALLPLVPTVQY
- the SIVA1 gene encoding apoptosis regulatory protein Siva isoform X1 codes for the protein MPKRSYPFDSLAPPQLKTHVGQKELIQGVCGESLKREIFERTKKLLFSGAKAVMGSQSKNRNPEGESPVHDLLTGQTTIGQDGKLHRSSRTSAQPVEGSRACSSCVRSVGEKEACKQCERYICRDCSKSCSCCSTTTCSDCTVLVDGDLGERAFCTPCSVYEV
- the SIVA1 gene encoding apoptosis regulatory protein Siva isoform X2: MPKRSYPFDSLAPPQLKTHVGQKELIQGVCGESLKREIFERTKKLLFSGAKAVMGSQSKNRNPEGESPVHDLLTGQTTIGQDGKLHRSSRTSQPVEGSRACSSCVRSVGEKEACKQCERYICRDCSKSCSCCSTTTCSDCTVLVDGDLGERAFCTPCSVYEV